Sequence from the bacterium genome:
CAGCTCATCCCGAACCTGCGTCTGATTCAGCACTAGCCAGCCGGCGGTCGCCGCGTCCGGCTTGCAGGGCTTGGGCCCGGCCGGTATAGTTGTGCCGTGAACGACCAGAACTTGCTGCTGACAAACTGCTCGCAGGTGCTGACGATGGTCGGTGAGGGCCTGGGCGTCGTTGAGAATGGCGCGGTCCGGATTCGTGACGGCAGGATTCTTGAAGTCGCCGAGCACCCGCTCTTACCCGAGCAAGGGGAGACCGAGATCGACTGCTGCGGCAACGTCGTCATGCCCGGTTTCATCGACCCGCACACCCATCTTGTATTCGGCGGCTGGCGGCAGAACGAATTCGAGATGCGACTCGCGGGCAGGACCTACAAGGAAATCGCCCAGTCCGGCGGAGGCATTCTCTCGACCGTCATTCACACCCGTCTGGCGTCCGAGGATGACCTTTACAACCGCGCCCTCGAACGTCTGCACGAGATGGTCAACTGGGGTACGACAACGGTCGAGGTGAAGTCGGGGTATGGACTCGACACTCAGGCAGAGCTGCGGATGCTGCGGGTAGCCAGGCGGCTAGGCGAACTGGGACTTTGCCGCGTTGTCCCGACCTTTCTCGGCGCACACAGCGTTCCCAAGGGCACACCCAAGTCCGACTACATCAAACGTCTTGAAACGGAGATGATACCGGCGGTCGCGGAGGAGGGCCTTGCGCGGTTCTGCGACGTCTTCTGCGAGGACTTCGTCTTCAACGCGGACGAGAGCACGCGCATCCTGGAAACCGGCAAGCGCCACGGGCTGGTTCCGACCATCCACGCCGACGAGGTCGAGGCCTCCGGCGGTGCCGAGGTCGCGGCCAAGGTCGGTGCGGCTTCGGCCAGCCATCTGCTGCAGCCTTCCGAGGCAGGCATGGCGGCGATGGCGCATGCCGGCGTGGCGGCCGTGCTGCTTCCCGGCACGAGCTTCTTCCTGCGCACGGCGCACCGGTCGCCGGTGGCGAAGATGCGCGACCTCGGTATCGTGATGGCGCTGGCGAGCGACTTCAACCCCGGCTCCTGCCCGATGCTGGCCCAGCCGCTCACCGCACAGTTCGGTTCAATCTACTACGGCCTGACTATCATCGAGGCATTGCGTGGCATCACCGTCAACGCGGCCCGAGCCCTCAAGCTCGATTCAGAGGTGGGCACACTTGAGCCAGGGAAGGTCGCCGATGTCGTGGTCACCGATTTCCCCGACTACCGTCACATCATCTATCGACTCGGCCACAACCCGGCCTGGATGACAATCCATGGCGGCCGGGTCGTCCACCGCCAGTACTAGGGGCCAAACGTCTGTCGTCAGGCCTCGGACTGCACGGAGGCCGTGCCGCCGCCACAGTCCAAAGGCCGCCCTGCGCGGCCGGGCTGGCTCGCTTGACAGCGGCAGAACTGATGGCAGGAGAACCGATGCGCCTGTCCCATCATGGTAGAAGTGTCAGAATAGCTCTTGTCGGGCTGCTCGTGATTCCCGCCATCTCAATTGCAGTTGCATCGGGGAGAAAGCCCCCAAAGGAACAGGGAGCCGCGGTTACCTTGCGGCGAATCTCGTCGAGTGAGGTGATAGACATCCTTCACAGGTTTCCCGAGATGGTGTCCGGCCGCTTTGCCTCTGACATGAACGACACTGGGGCTTATCAAAGAGCTGTACGCGTTCAGGGAAATGACATCGGCTCCGTGGGGACGTATCTTCCCGGGCGTTCGATTCTACCAAGGGCTCGACTTCGGCAGAACCGACGCAGAATACCCTTGCCTGATCGCGATTGCTGGCAACAAGCTTACCCCAAGGTGCGGCTAATCTAGAATCTACAATCTAGAATCTAAAATGCCTCGGGCGGGCGGGTAGGCGGAAACGGGCAGCGTTCCCGATCCCCGAGACGGAGTCGGCTAGTGCCGGCGGTGGGTCCGGCGCGCAGGCATGCGGTGGTACGGACAGGCCTTCCACCGGCCGCCTGCCCCGAACGGGCAGCCGAACGCGGGCACCAACTTGAACCCCTTTGCCAGCAAGGCCGAGCGGTACTCCTCGTGCCGTGGGTCGGTGGGTAGCAGGAGCACGCACGCGTCGGCCCGGTTGAATGTCAGTCCGGCTCTGAGTTGGTCCGAAAGGGGCATGTTCGGTCGGAAATTCTCACAATCCATAGTTAGCCTCCAATGGTTGGCGGATTATCGGGGCTGCGGGGAACGCCGGCCGCGTGCACCATTTGGCCGATGCCGGTCCCGGTCCTCCCGCATTCCATCCTGCCCAGTCTAGGTCAGGGAGTCAGGGAGTCAAGCGATTGGCGACGGTGACCAGCGGATTGTTTCCGGGCAGTCATCCTTCTTCTCATCCCGAACACCCCTCCGCGCCCATCGTCCAGCGGAAGCTGAACGCCAAGTGCCCGCAGGTACGCCCGCGAATCTGAGAAATGCTTTCCCGAGACGAACACCCATCGGCCGGGCGTCTGCGGCCGAGGTGAAGTCGGGCTACGGACTCAATACCGACATCGAGCTGCGGATGCTGCGGGTGGCGCGCCGGCTGGGCGCCCACAGCGTGCCCGAGAACAGAGCCGAGGCCGACTACATCGAGCGCCTGGAAAAGGAGATGATGCCGGCCGTAGCCGCGGCCGATTTGGCTGAGCTCGCTTGACAGCGGCAACCAGCGACCTAGACTCATGTTAGGAGAACAGGTGCGCCTAACGCGTCTGGTCGTGTGCTTCGGCATGCTCGCAGTCTCACTGGCCTTCGGCCAGTGGCTGGAGAAGACCATCTATCTGCCCGACTCGTTCAGTGGCATGAGAGCCCCACTTCGTCTTGCATACGACTCCAGAAACAATACGGTCTACGTTGCAGGGGATGCTTGGGTTGATGCCATCGACGGCGCGACCGACCAGAAGGTAGCCCGGATACCGACGAGCTCGAATGGCGTCGCTCTCTGTTTCAACCCGACCAACAACAAGGTCTACTGCGCGAACTACGACAGCGGCAATGTGACCGTGATAGACGGTCGTACGAACAAGGCCATTGCCACCGTGACCACAGGCTCAGGAGCTACCGCTCTGTGCAGCGACTCTTCGAACAACAAGGTCTACTGCGCGAACTTCAATAGCAACAACGTGACCGTGATCGACGGCGCGACCGACAGTGCTATCGCGACTGTGACTGCAGGCGACGAGCCTGTGGGGTTTTGCTGCAACCCGACGAACAATAAGGTCTACTGTGCCAACTGGTACAGCTACAGCGTCACGGTGATAGACGGTGCGACCGACAGCGTAATCGCGACCGTGGCCGTAGGCGACGAGCCTGGGGCTCTCTGCTACAACCCAACGAACAACAGGGTCTACTGCGCCAACTTCAGTGGAAACAGCGTAACTGTGATAGATGGCGCGACCAATGGAGTCCTTACGACCGTGCGCGTAGATACTGAACCGGGGGTCCTCTGCTATGACCCGACGAACAACAAGGTCTATTGCGGGAATTCGTACAGCCACAACGTGACCGTGATCGACGGCGCGACCGACAGCGTCATAGCGACCGTGGCTACGGGCAGCGGACCTTGCGCTTTCTGCTCCAACCCGGCCAACAACAAGGTCTATAGCGCGAACGCCGCTGGCGACGTGACCGTGATAGATGGTGCGACGAACGGCGTCATCGCTTCCGTGACTGCAGGCATGGATCCTCGTGACCTGTGCTATGACTCGGCCAAGAACAGGGTCTATTGCGCAATTTCCTATAGCGGCGCCGTGGTCGTGATAGACGGCGCGACGAACGGGGTCACCGACACCGTGACAACGGCCTGCGGGCCCATGGCCCTCTGTTACGACTTGGCGAGTCACAAGCTCTACTGCGCCGACAGGGGCGTCAATACGCCGGGCAATACGGTCTCGGTTATAGACGGCACGACCAGCGAAGTCCTCGCCACCGTGGTCGTAGGCGAGTATCCTTGTGCCCTCTGCTACAACGCGACCGACAATAAGGTCTACTGTGCAGGTAGCGGTGTGACAGTGATTGACGGTGCTGGCGATACAGTGATTGCGACCGTGAAGGCGGGTGGCGGACCGTTGTGTTATAGTCCGCAGAACAACAAGGTCTACAGCACGCGTCGCAACAACGTCGACGTGATCGACGGCGCTACCAACCGCATCGTCGCCACGGTGACGGTTGGCTCCGAGGACTTTCAAACTCTCTGCTACAACCCGACGGACAACAAGGTCTACTGCGCGACCGACTGGATAGACAACAACTACATGACCGTGATTGACGGCGCGGGTGACTCGGTCCTCGCCACGCTGGCCGTGCCCGGTTTGCCTCGGGCGCTCTGCTACAATTCGACGAATGACAAGGTCTACTGCGCGGACGGTGACAGCTACACCGTGACGGTGGTCGACGGCGCGGGCGATTCGGTCCTCGCGACCGTGGCTTCGCCGGGTTACCCGTATGCGCTCAGCTACAACCCGAAAGACAACAAGGTCTACTGTGCGAATGCAGAAAGCGCTAATGTGACCGTTATCGACGGTGGCAGCAACGGAGTCATTGCCAAAGTGCCTGTAGGCGACCATCCCCAAGCCCTCTTCTACGACTTGGCCAACAACAAGGTCTACTGCGCAAATGGCGGCAGTAGAGACGTTACCGTCTTTGACGGGGCGACTAATGGGGTAGTTGCTACCATCGGGGTTGGTAGTTCTCCCTGCGCCTTCGCTTGGAATCCAGTTCAGAATCGCGTCTACGTTGCGAATGGCATGAGTTCGAGCGTTTCAGTCCTGCGTGACAAAGGCGGGGGAATCGCGGAAACGCCGTGCGCCAAAGTGCGAACGACGAACCGGATGGCGACCGTCATACACGGTTTGCTGCGTCTGCCGGCGTCGAGCGTGATGCACGGAGCGTCATGCACGTTGCTCGACATCAGCGGGCGGAAGGTCATGAATCTGAAGCCGGGAGCAAATGACGTGCGGGCGCTGGCGCCGGGAGTGTACTTTGTGAGAGAAGCCCAAGCGCAAGCTCAAGCCCAAGCCGTTCGCAAGGTCGTGCTGACCGACTAGCTACACTTCGAACCCGTCGAGCAAGGGCTGCCCGCGACCATGCGGGCAGCCTGCATTTGTAGACCCGTAGGGTCTACCTCAACCCGACCTTGGCAAAGGTAGTGCCAGAGGCTGGGCCAGAGGCATCGGCAGAGGCATTACCAAGGACCCTGCCAGAGATATTGGGAGAGGCATTGCCAGAGACTCTACCAAAGCCATTGGGAGAGGCTTTGCCAAAGGCACTGCCAAGGGCCGTGCCAAAGGCATTACCAGAGGCAATACCAGAGACCGTGGTAAAGCCATTACCAGAGGCACTGCCAGAGCCGTTGGGAAAGGCTTGACCAGAGACTCTGCCGGAGGCGTTACCAGAGGCTCTGCCAAAGGCATTGCCCAAAGCTCTGCCGGAGACCTTGGGAAAGGTATTGCCAGAGACATGGGTAGAGCATCCCCCAGACCGGCCCTGGGGTGGTCAATCATCGATTCTGCGAAAGTCACTTGCATATTCTGGCTCTCTCAAGCGTATCTATGTATGCTCTAGACGGGAATGTTACACATTTCTCGTCTTTCCGCGCTTAAGTTGCTTGGATAGAACGATTTAGGTCGTGACGCCGACCGTAGACCACGCTTCTGGAATCGCCTTGGGAACCGTTCCGGGAACGGTTCGGGGGGCGGTTCGGAACGCGACTCTGAACGGGACGCGGACCTCGATTCTCGACCCGGTTT
This genomic interval carries:
- the hutI gene encoding imidazolonepropionase; its protein translation is MNDQNLLLTNCSQVLTMVGEGLGVVENGAVRIRDGRILEVAEHPLLPEQGETEIDCCGNVVMPGFIDPHTHLVFGGWRQNEFEMRLAGRTYKEIAQSGGGILSTVIHTRLASEDDLYNRALERLHEMVNWGTTTVEVKSGYGLDTQAELRMLRVARRLGELGLCRVVPTFLGAHSVPKGTPKSDYIKRLETEMIPAVAEEGLARFCDVFCEDFVFNADESTRILETGKRHGLVPTIHADEVEASGGAEVAAKVGAASASHLLQPSEAGMAAMAHAGVAAVLLPGTSFFLRTAHRSPVAKMRDLGIVMALASDFNPGSCPMLAQPLTAQFGSIYYGLTIIEALRGITVNAARALKLDSEVGTLEPGKVADVVVTDFPDYRHIIYRLGHNPAWMTIHGGRVVHRQY
- a CDS encoding YncE family protein; this translates as MRLTRLVVCFGMLAVSLAFGQWLEKTIYLPDSFSGMRAPLRLAYDSRNNTVYVAGDAWVDAIDGATDQKVARIPTSSNGVALCFNPTNNKVYCANYDSGNVTVIDGRTNKAIATVTTGSGATALCSDSSNNKVYCANFNSNNVTVIDGATDSAIATVTAGDEPVGFCCNPTNNKVYCANWYSYSVTVIDGATDSVIATVAVGDEPGALCYNPTNNRVYCANFSGNSVTVIDGATNGVLTTVRVDTEPGVLCYDPTNNKVYCGNSYSHNVTVIDGATDSVIATVATGSGPCAFCSNPANNKVYSANAAGDVTVIDGATNGVIASVTAGMDPRDLCYDSAKNRVYCAISYSGAVVVIDGATNGVTDTVTTACGPMALCYDLASHKLYCADRGVNTPGNTVSVIDGTTSEVLATVVVGEYPCALCYNATDNKVYCAGSGVTVIDGAGDTVIATVKAGGGPLCYSPQNNKVYSTRRNNVDVIDGATNRIVATVTVGSEDFQTLCYNPTDNKVYCATDWIDNNYMTVIDGAGDSVLATLAVPGLPRALCYNSTNDKVYCADGDSYTVTVVDGAGDSVLATVASPGYPYALSYNPKDNKVYCANAESANVTVIDGGSNGVIAKVPVGDHPQALFYDLANNKVYCANGGSRDVTVFDGATNGVVATIGVGSSPCAFAWNPVQNRVYVANGMSSSVSVLRDKGGGIAETPCAKVRTTNRMATVIHGLLRLPASSVMHGASCTLLDISGRKVMNLKPGANDVRALAPGVYFVREAQAQAQAQAVRKVVLTD